The proteins below come from a single bacterium genomic window:
- a CDS encoding response regulator, which translates to MAKILVVDDEKNIRVLYKEELEREGYDVITAADAKEALEILEKEKVDLVILDIRMPGMHGIDALEKMIVRKRDLAVLINTAYAEYKDNFLTWLAEDYIIKSSDLTQLKEKIRQVLQRKGKI; encoded by the coding sequence ATGGCTAAAATTTTAGTTGTGGACGATGAGAAAAACATTCGCGTTCTTTACAAAGAGGAGCTTGAAAGAGAGGGCTATGATGTTATAACTGCCGCTGACGCGAAAGAAGCGCTTGAGATACTTGAAAAGGAAAAAGTTGACCTCGTTATACTGGACATAAGAATGCCCGGAATGCATGGGATAGATGCGCTCGAGAAGATGATCGTGAGGAAAAGAGACCTTGCCGTGCTGATAAACACCGCATACGCTGAGTATAAGGATAATTTCCTCACATGGCTTGCCGAGGACTACATAATAAAGTCAAGTGACCTGACCCAGCTTAAAGAAAAAATCCGTCAGGTGCTTCAAAGAAAAGGCAAAATTTAA